The Pseudophaeobacter arcticus DSM 23566 genome includes a region encoding these proteins:
- a CDS encoding Bug family tripartite tricarboxylate transporter substrate binding protein, with protein sequence MKKLISGLALAVSMAAGAAVAADYPEKAVTLVVPYGPGGASDLAGRALSESAKPYLGQPVTVVNKPGAGGMNGARFVSDADADGYTMLLARVGMALTPAVNPQATVDWDDYTFVGGLEATPMILAVKGDASYDSVQDLVAAVKAAEGRMAYAASGATAIDGFTVQSLLSDAGLDPLTAATLVPYKGGGALATALLGGHVDFLAISAGSLMPHIESGSMKPLMVFAPERMDKLPDVPTAAELGFEQAGQVTGWSALYAPKGLPEDVIAKWQDVLGQMATDETWLTLAERRGSISTVGAVDMPAYAKAQYELFNGLAKKFGYLPAE encoded by the coding sequence ATGAAAAAACTCATCTCTGGCCTTGCTCTGGCCGTCTCGATGGCCGCTGGCGCTGCCGTGGCCGCCGACTACCCTGAAAAGGCTGTTACCCTGGTGGTACCCTATGGCCCCGGCGGTGCCTCCGATCTGGCAGGGCGCGCCCTCTCCGAAAGCGCAAAGCCCTATCTGGGCCAGCCAGTGACCGTGGTGAACAAGCCCGGCGCAGGCGGTATGAACGGCGCGCGTTTCGTTTCCGACGCGGATGCGGATGGCTACACGATGCTGCTGGCCCGTGTTGGCATGGCGCTGACCCCGGCAGTGAACCCGCAGGCGACGGTTGACTGGGACGACTACACCTTTGTTGGCGGCCTGGAAGCCACCCCGATGATCCTCGCGGTGAAGGGCGATGCGTCCTATGACAGCGTGCAGGATCTGGTCGCCGCAGTGAAAGCAGCCGAGGGCCGCATGGCCTATGCGGCCTCCGGTGCCACCGCGATCGACGGGTTTACCGTGCAGTCGCTGCTGTCCGACGCCGGTCTGGACCCGCTGACCGCCGCGACCCTGGTGCCCTACAAGGGCGGTGGCGCATTGGCGACCGCGCTTCTGGGTGGCCATGTGGATTTCCTGGCGATCTCGGCGGGCTCGCTGATGCCGCATATCGAGAGCGGCAGCATGAAGCCGCTGATGGTCTTTGCCCCCGAGCGCATGGACAAGCTGCCCGATGTTCCGACAGCTGCCGAGCTGGGGTTTGAGCAGGCCGGTCAGGTCACCGGCTGGAGCGCGCTTTATGCGCCCAAGGGTCTGCCTGAGGACGTGATCGCCAAGTGGCAGGACGTGCTGGGCCAGATGGCCACCGACGAAACCTGGCTGACCCTGGCGGAACGCCGCGGTTCCATCTCGACCGTGGGCGCCGTGGATATGCCTGCCTATGCCAAGGCGCAGTACGAACTGTTCAACGGCCTGGCAAAGAAGTTCGGCTACCTACCGGCTGAATAA